Genomic DNA from Nitrosarchaeum koreense MY1:
ATCAACGCAGCTATGAGGAGAAGAATGAGTGTCTGGTTGAATTTTGATTATATGAGCGTAGGAGATAATATTGATGAAAAAGAATTCAAGATGGTCTCTGAAAGAGGCGGAATTTCTCTAGAAGATGCTGAAATAATTGTAAGAATAGGTGCAAAATTAAGACAAGAATACAAAATGGGAGATCTTCCTTATGGACCATCAGTGGGAGATTTAGTAAATTGGGCAAAGATCTGTTCAGATGGAGTTGATATTCTACAAGGTGGAAATGAAACTCTGGTTCCAATGACTAGCGATGATCCAGAAATACAAGACGAAGTAAGACAAATAATTAAAAAAGTAATTGAAGGAAAAATAGCACAGCGAAATCGAAAAGTGTGATTAAATGAAAGAAAGAGTAGAGGATGTAGCACATAAAATCTTTTTTGACATATGTGGAAAAAAACCGACGGAGATAGATCTATTTTTTTTAGATACAATTCATTTTCCAAAAATAGATTATTTGCCAATAATAACCGTATATTTACCCATGCCACGAAAAATTAATGGGCATAGTGTCTACGAAGGAATTGTCTTTTCAAAATACGAGTCTGGAGCGCAAACAATATGGAATTTATTTTTTGCTACTGTTTGTCATGCTGCAGCACATGCAAATGTAACAGATTTTAGCAAATACCAAAATTGGATTAAGGATAAAGATGAAGAAAAAGCATACAAAACAATAGAAAAAATAGAAGACATTAAAGTAAATCATTTCTTAAAGACATTTTTTCCGGAATATTATCAAGAAATAAACAAAATTAATAGTACATTTAAAATGATTAATGAAAAAAGCATTCAAGACAAATTAACATATAAAAGAAATAAATTTATGGATAGGTTTGGTTCAAAGAAAAAAATTGAGGATGTAATTAAAAATAACATTATAAAACTAGACTCTAATGATAAAAATAAGATAATTGAAATTGCAGATAAATTATATTTTAATCAAGATATCATTGAAGAAGAAAATGCACCCTATGTTGATCATCATACTCAACAAAATAATGCAATCAATTGGAAACAAAATATTACAATAAATCCATCGGGCATAGTAGAGAAGAATGTACAGAATTTTATAGATATTTGGTTTGAACAGCAAAAACGCAGAGATAAAACGAGGAAAAAATATGGTGGTTTGACACATGATCTAAATTTTGACAAAATTGAATTTGCTCCAGAAAATATTGGAGAGTATTTGAGACTAAGAAATGCGACCCATATGTTTTTGAAAAAGATGAGCAGCCAAATGAAATTGGTTCCAAACATAATGGATGAAGGCATGCCGGAAGATATGGGACTGTTGCAAATGCAGGCAGCAATTCAGGCAGTTGCAGCTCAAAATAACAGCATTCAGATCTTTGAGCAAGATGATTATAGGAAAATAGAAGAAGAATGGGCAGTAGTTTTAGATACAAGTTCTAGCATGAGACTAAAATTTGATGAGATGAAAAAATTTGCAATAGCACTTGGAGAAGCTGCCAATGATGTAAACTCAAAAAACGGCAAGTGGGGTTTTTTTACTTTTAATAATAATTTCAGAATAGTAAAAGATCATTATGAAAAATATGATCAAACTGCAAGATCAAGAGTTGGAGGAATAGAAATTACAGGATTGTCTTTTATAGGAGATGCGGTAAAACTATGCACAAGAATTTTAGAAAGGGAAAACATTGAAAAAAAATTTATTTTTTTAATTACAGATGGTCAACAAGTTGGAACGCTAGGAAACAATAAAGATATGGAAGATGCGATATTGGAAGCAAGAAAGAAAGGAATCACAGTGATTGCAATAGGATTGCCAGAAGGAATCACAAAGGTGTTTAATCTTTGCATTCCTTATGAAAGTCTTCGTAAAACAGTGGCAAAATTTATTTCTGCATATGCTAGAATATCAGGCGAAGATACATAAGATTAATAAAAATAATACTTACACATTGTATGTAATTTACATTTACATATAGAATATACAAAATTCCAATGTTGGGAAGTTAGGACAATACCTAAATGGATGAAGAAAAGTTCAATTAACAAAATGAAACCAAAGCTAAACAAAAGTCGTGCATTAAGTACAGTACTTACAACAGTCATCATATTGGTGGCATCAGTTGTACTTGGTTCAGGAGTTGTTCTTTATGGTGCCAGTCTTTTCCAAGGCGGTACTCAAACAGAATCAATTTCAGTATCAGGGGTAAAAGTATGGGTACACAGCACTGATACAAACGGTATAGCTATTGGTGCAGCTAAAATAAGAAATACGGGGGATAAAGTCGTTTCAGTAGACAAAATCCAAATCAGAGGTACAGACGTGCCATTTACCCAATGGTTCGCAGACACCACAATAAGTTCAGCAACATTCCAACAATCATTAAACCATACGGGGTGGGCAGCAACTAGTGGAACTGGAAGTATGGCTAGACAGGTAAATAACCCAGTATGTCCTGCAGGTGCAGATTTCATATCAATTGATCTTGTATCAACAGAGACAACAACTGAAGGAATATGTGCAGATCCAGGTAATGGACCAGTAGCATTAACACCAGGTCAAGCAGCAGTTATTTACTTCAAATTAAATAACGGCACTCTGACATCACTGGATTCTGGTGCAAGTGCTAGTGTCAACATATTTGCAGGTAAAACAGGTGCACCACAAAGCATTACTGTAGAAGGAAAAGAATAACAAACAGAATTCATTAAAATAGGATTTTTTAGGTAAATATTTCTAATCTGTAATTCAAAAAAATTACATACTCGCCTACATAACTAACAAAATAAGATATAAAATTAACAAAATGAAACCAAAGCTAAACAAAAGTCGTGCATTAAGTACAGTACTTACAACAGTCATCATATTGGTGGCATCAGTTGTACTTGGTTCAGGAGTTGTTCTTTATGGTGCCAGTCTTTTCCAAGGCGGTACTCAAACAGAATCAATTTCAGTATCAGGGGTAAAAGTATGGGTACACAGCACTGATACAAACGGTATAGCTATTGGTGCAGCTAAAATAAGAAATACGGGGGATAAAGTCGTTTCAGTAGACAAAATCCAAATCAGAGGTACAGACGTGCCATTTACCCAATGGTTCCCAGACACCACAATAAGTTCAGCAACATTCCAACAATCATTAAACCATACGGGGTGGGCAGCAACTAGTGGAACTGGAAGTATGGCTAGACAGGTAAATAACCCAGTATGTCCTGCAGGTGCAGATTTCATATCAATTGATCTTGTATCAACAGAGACAACAACTGAAGGAATATGTGCAGATCCAGGTAATGGACCAGTAGCATTAACACCAGGTCAAGCAGCAGTTATTTACTTCAAATTAAATAACGGCACTCTGACATCACTGGATTCTGGTGCAAATACTAGTGTCAACATATTTGCAGGTAAAACAGGTGCACCACAAAGCGTAACCGTAGAAGGAAAGTCCTAGGGTAAGGGGAATTTTTTCAAATCTTATCCAATTCGTATTTTTAAATTATAATAAAAAGAAAGACATTTTTTGCCAATAGTATGTATTGTAATGTTTCACACTGGTTGATATATCAAAAAATTAAGAATAAAAATTGAATATAATGGGCAAAAACAAAGAAGAGCAGAGTTTAGAAACATTTCTTAAAAGTGATTTTCTAAGTGAATTAAAGAATGAAACTCCAAAGGGAACAACATTAATTGAAAACTATCCATTAAAAGCGCCATTTAGCTATGCAAATATTTTACAAGACCAAGAAAATGGAAGCATATCGTATCAAGTAGACGAAACAAAACTAAATCAACAAGAAGAAATAATTTACAATCAATTATACAGATTAATAGAAGAAAACCTAGATTCTCCAGAAAATATTGAAAAAGATTTTGGGTTCATGTCATTTGTAAATAAGACCATTAAAGACAATACAAAATTATTTCAAGATTATCCCCTTGCAAGTATGGAAAAGGTAAAATATTATCTAGAACGAGATATTGCAGGTTTTGGATTAATCGATCCAATTATGCATGATCCAAATATAGAAGATGTAAGTTGTAGTGGAATAGATGCTCCAATCTATGTATGGCATAGAAAATATGACAGTATTCCATGTAACATAAAATTTCAAGATGCAAAACTCAATTCATTTGTATCCAGAATAGTATTCAGAGCAGGAAAACACATTAGTTCAGCATACCCAATTTCAGATTTAGCATTAGAAGGAAATCATAGAATTTCAGTATTGTATCAAAAAGAGGTCACTCCAAAGGGAACAAGCTTTACAATAAGAAAATTCAAACAAGATCCATATT
This window encodes:
- a CDS encoding vWA domain-containing protein, with translation MKERVEDVAHKIFFDICGKKPTEIDLFFLDTIHFPKIDYLPIITVYLPMPRKINGHSVYEGIVFSKYESGAQTIWNLFFATVCHAAAHANVTDFSKYQNWIKDKDEEKAYKTIEKIEDIKVNHFLKTFFPEYYQEINKINSTFKMINEKSIQDKLTYKRNKFMDRFGSKKKIEDVIKNNIIKLDSNDKNKIIEIADKLYFNQDIIEEENAPYVDHHTQQNNAINWKQNITINPSGIVEKNVQNFIDIWFEQQKRRDKTRKKYGGLTHDLNFDKIEFAPENIGEYLRLRNATHMFLKKMSSQMKLVPNIMDEGMPEDMGLLQMQAAIQAVAAQNNSIQIFEQDDYRKIEEEWAVVLDTSSSMRLKFDEMKKFAIALGEAANDVNSKNGKWGFFTFNNNFRIVKDHYEKYDQTARSRVGGIEITGLSFIGDAVKLCTRILERENIEKKFIFLITDGQQVGTLGNNKDMEDAILEARKKGITVIAIGLPEGITKVFNLCIPYESLRKTVAKFISAYARISGEDT